A window of Benincasa hispida cultivar B227 chromosome 9, ASM972705v1, whole genome shotgun sequence genomic DNA:
ATGTTTCCATTTTCAAAAGGTGGGATTATAATTCCAGCATGGACTCAATTTTGCAAATAGCTAGatgtttttggtgttgatttatgTTGCATCCTATCTTGCAGGAGCTATGAACTGATGGAGAGTACTCTCAAAGTGTACATTTATAGAGAAGGAGAGAGACCAATCTTTCACCAGGGTCCGCTCCAGAGTATCTATGCTTCCGAGGGGTGGTTCATGAAGATACtagaatcaaacaaaaaatttgttACTAAGAACCCAAGAAAAGCTCACCTATTTTACTTGCCATTCAGCTCTCGACGATTGGAAGAGGTCTTATACGTTCACGACTCACACAACCATAAGAACCTCATACAACACCTCAAGAACTACTTGGACTTCATTGGTGCAAGATATCCTTACTGGAACAGAACTGGAGGAGCCGATCATTTTCTCGTTGCATGTCACGACTGGGTAATTCTTTCTCCATTCTAGTCATTTACGTTGTCAATATTCAATATCCTTTTCGAAACTCAAATGGCATTCCATATAATGCATTTTAGAATCTTTTTTACGACTTGTGTATGCTTGGACAAGAGAGGACTGCTATGAATTGATTTGCAAAGCGTGTTCGGAGCCTCTCGAACACCATGTGAACTGTCAAATTAGCTGTGAATTAGAATATCATTATCTCGATTTGCTAATATATATAAGCATGACCTCAGGCACCAGCAGAAACCAGGAAATATATGGCAAGGTGCATAAGAGCTCTGTGCAACTCCGATGTCAAAGAAGGTTTTGTTTTTGGCAAGGATGTATCTCTTCCCGAAACATTTGTGCGTGTTGCTCGGAATCCTCTAAGGGATGTCGGGGGCAATCCTCCATCGAAGAGGCCGATCCTCGCCTTCTTTGCAGGAAGCATGCACGGCTACTTACGGTCAATTCTCCTCGAATATTGGGAACGAAAAGACCCCGACATGAAAATCTCGGGCCCAATGCCAAAGGTCAAAGATGCAAAGAACTACCTGTGGCACATGAAGAACAGCAAATACTGCATCTGTGCCAAAGGTTACGAAGTCAACAGCCCCCGAGTCGTTGAATCCATCTTGTACGAATGTGTTCCTGTGATCATTTCGGATAACTTCGTGCCTCCACTGTTCGAGGTTCTTAACTGGGAATCATTTGCAGTTTTCGTTGCGGAAAAAGACATTCCGAATCTGAAGAAAATCCTCCTTTCAATACCAGATAAGAGGTATAGGGAGATGCAGATGAGGGTGAAGAAGTTGCAGCCTCATTTTCTATGGCATGCAAAGCCTCAAAAGTAtgatatgtttcatatgatatTACACTCCATTTGGTACAACAGACTTTACCAGATTACACCAAAATAgtgattttttttcattcttctcTTGTTCGAATAAGGTGGGAATTTTTGTATAAatctaaattcatttttttaaaaaggttttaatgAGCAAAGTTTCTCTGTAATTATCATTTCTTTATGTTTTCCTCTTTGTATAGAGATAGGTTCTGTAttgttttattcatttataGCTGTGTAGACAGACATAGCATattcttgtatttttattttttctaagatctatttttgttttttctttctaatttagactaattttttaatgaaaaaatcaTTCTTACTGTTTTTTATTAATTGTTTGACCaccaaaaaaattaatatgtagTTCTCGGACCAGTGGTGATATTGTCTTTTAGGAGTtgtttgataaatgggtatgagttaTTGAGTTGGGTAGGTATTTATTACCTATGTTTGTTAAGTCCCTAAAGAAAACTATGGGTATTAAAACTCCATTTTTTACTCACTCAAAACTTTCTTTTTTATCCCCTCAAAACTAACTCtagaaattaatatattttcatttctttttctcttccctCATCTTTGCTGTTTAgatctagatttttttttttaatagtcaaacctatgggttattaaaactcattttttacccactcaaaactCTCTTTTTTATCCCTCAAAACTAATCCtataaatcaatatattttcatttctttctttcttccatcATCTTTGTCGTTTGGATCcagatctgatttttttttctttatcgtCAAACCTTTGgattctatttttatttctttctctctttcctcATCTTTTCCATTTAGATCCCCAAATatactatccatattatataaaaataaaccgTATGATAggtgaaataataaagttaagttaacaagattcaatatatatacatacaatataccaattagtaattgagataattaccttcaatatatatacatacattcaatatatatagatacaatatataatatactaattaattgagcagcaatatgaaatatattttgttggtatgttttaccgattgaagagaattagaattattatagttttttaaaagaatatatgcaaaataatatattatgttctacaaattgagaaaaaaaaattgagattgttcagtttatgtcataaatgatttgagaaaatacgtatatatttgaaaattaatcaataataacaaaacataaaactaaaaaataaaagaatgaaataaaaaaacaaacagaaaaaaaatagaactaatctcattcacaaaaaaactATATCAAATcctccaactcaactcaactctgcacaaaaaacacacacaataattaccaactcaactcaactctgcaaacAAACACAACAATTTAACTTCCCAAATAATTTACTCTCCAACTAATAATTACCaaatcaactcaactcaactttttTACTTTTATCACATACCAAACACACTTTTAGAGTTTTATGTATTTGAACCTCcagtttaaagaaaattaatatatattaattatcgtTAAAATATGCTGATAAggttaattaaaaattgattaaaaatttaCTTTTGGTCTTTGATGGAGGTTGATTTAGTCTTTAAACAACTTTAGTCTTTAAACAACCTTGTTTGGTAAAATGTTATTATGAAGCAATACAATGTGTActttaatttgtgaaatttggTATTATGATTTAGTGAATTTTATTGTATAACCACATCAATGAACTAATTAGGAATCTATTGGAGTTATTTGGAACGCTGAGTTGAGATATGATGTTTGGAGTTTATATATCTATGTTTGGGATGTAGAGTTATTTGGtttgagttcatatatctgtatTTGGGGTGCAGAATTGAATTCATATGTCTAAGATATCTGATACAGTTTTCTGAATTATCTGCATTTAtgataaccatttttttaaaaacttttttattcattaattttactCATTTTTGTGTTGAATAAAGTATGACTgcaattcttttaatttttgaagtttttctttcttttttttttttttgacaatgaaTAACAATTAACCCATTATATTTATTGCAGTCGGTGTGATCATAATCCATTTAACATATTGTCAGCGATGTCCTTCTACCAGTAGCAAACAGAGCCGAACATAAATTCaccaatcaaatttttttacttgttagcataaatactttatatctatattgaatagataaaccctagaatcattcatgtcaaatggTTAATAATATCTACATATCGAATTCCATTGAAAGATTGATGATGACTCTAAAGTGGCGACTAttatcttcctcaaccaaagcTCCAAATGCCCTAAATGGGACAAATTGCAagcgagctgaaaaatagaccgcaaggagctttaccgagctcaactgagctccctcgcaataCTGGGGGTaacgggaaggaacaatgcttagcagtctccttgctaagcgacaacatgactttgtatagttaaataaaatggGAACCAATGAGAATTcaaaacttttgagttttgattcctaatttttctccacgattttcatcttcatttttttttcttcttcttcctattgttgctctGTATTCTTACTTtgtcataaatttttttaattgaatctctcCCCATCATCTTAACGGCTAATGAAGTACCACTACATTTCTTGaacatttttacttttaattcttccaaatttggaagatcaTCATAGAACAAATCTTCATCATTATTTATTGTCAGAAAATGTTTCaggaaaaaaatctcaattttagggttttttttttatgtgttacATACTATTCAACTAGATACAAACTTTTCCAAATATTATTAACACtaatttgatatgtgaattcaattaaataaaaatatattttacaaatttctacGTATAaaattgcacttaatgtagacaaaatactattatttatataatcaacaatccTATAACATACTTTTATAGTTATCAGTCTTATAATAGTCAAAAgtagttgtcgaagttgattatcaaagaagatttttgttggagtttgtagttggaggtggttgtcgaagcctaaagttggtcacatgaaggtggtattggagaTGGTAGCTAGAGTTTGTCGTCAGTGGTGGTTTTTAGAGTCCAAAATTGGTCTTCAAAGTTGGTCGTGCGAAGGTGATCGTTGAAGTTGATCGTTGTTATTACAAATAATGAATTCAACTTCAAAGTTGTTAGAAATTAGTTACAAGGTGTCTTTATATACATATGTATTTTCTTATACAAGTAAGAGAGTGGGAAAAAAACTGAGAGATCAAGATAGCTTAACAACTTATCTTGTAATACTTCTTGATTGTAACTCCCATATCAGAAATCACCAGCTTCTCCGTGGACGTAAGTTATctttggccgaaccacgtaaaaACCTTtgcattcttcttcttccctgatCTTCTTTTACTCTATCGTGCACATTTTACTCTATTGTGCACCTTTTGACTCCTATCGTGTACCTTGGCACTCCTATCGTGTAGACTCTCACTCGGCAGCGGACcccatcgtctagacgatcttcGGGAAATCCTTCATCGTCTAGACGGATCTTACTTCGTCTAGACGAATCACAACCTTACCTCCAATAACCTAGACGATACTTGCCTTCATCGCCCAGACGATCTCCGATAGTATCTCCCTCtggttctttttctcttttctctcggTTTCTTTctgcaaaaagaaaagagaagaatagTCATTGAAGTGTCTACAATTTCCAGAGTGCTTGAAATTAATCTCGACCATCAAAGTGTAGGGTGAAGATCATTCTTCTCGTAGATTGTGCTTTTAACACACTATTTTGTGTTCAAGTGCTTTCCATCAGTGGTATATGGTTTTCACATCGGGCTAGGCTTTCAATTAAACCTAAATCAACTTTGTTTTCAAGAAGACAATGTTTTAATACAGCCCATCTAAACCTATCAATCCCCACAATCGTCGAAGATAATTTTtattggagtttgtagtcggaggtggttgtcgaagctcgCAGTTAGTCGCATGAAAGTGGTAATAGAATTGGTTACTGGAATTTTAtcgttggaggtggttgttgaagcCTAGAGTTAGTCATCGAAGTTGCTCGCTtgaaggtggttgttgaagcCTAGAGTTAGTCGTCGGAGTTACTCGCTCGAAGGTGGTTATTAAAGCTCAGAGTTAGTCGTCGGAGTTGCTCGCtcgaaggtggtcatcgaaAGTGATCTTCATTGAAGCTTGTAGTCGAAGCCTACGAACGTTGTTGTCGGAGTTAGTTATCAGAATTTGTTGTCGAAGCCCAAAattggtcgcatgaaggtggtcgTTGGAGTTGGGTCAATGGATTTTATCATCAGAGGTGGTCGTCGGGGCCTAGAATTGATCATCGGAATTGATCAGTGGAGTTTTTATCGGAGGTAGTTGTTGGAGTTCGGAGTTGATTTCTGGAGTGTAACAACAATGGTCGTCGATAGTTTGGGTAGAGCAACATTGGAAGAAATGAGAGTTGTAATGAGTTGGGGTGACTTGGTAAAatatcaactcaactccaccaatatTTAAAGTTGGTAGACCAAgtattgagttggtatattataccaactcaactcaactcatgctggtgagccaaacacccccATTACGTTAGCTATAAAGTTCAAATCCTTGAATAATAAAAGGcaacatttaattttgataatatttttacggttaggaattaaattgttacaaactaATATTCATGGATTAAATTGTAACAAAATCGataatttaaggactaaattgttacaaataaaAATTCATGGACTAAATTTGTTACCTTTATAAAAGATTAGAGACGAAAACCATTTTTAACCTACTGCTATATTCAACAGCAAATTGACACTCTTCCATCATAGTATTTTCCTATATGGTAATTGTGGGATAGGGAGATCGAACTTTAGATTTTGAGGTTGATAATATAATTATGATAGTTGAATTGTGCACATGTTGACTTTGTTTTTAATTCCTTCAAATGAATATAAAAGTTGCAAATAAGTAATATAACACCATCATCTAATGCTATTTCGAACTGTTTAATACAAATTCCTTAATTTTCAAAGAAGTTTATAATTATAGTCATGAGTAAAAAAAATTGGCCAGATAAAATATCTTTCAACTTAATGTGGTTCAACGGTAATTTTGTAACTTCAAGAAGAGAagatatgcaaaaaaaaaagaaaaagaaaaagaaaaagaaaaagaaaaaaagatagaacgtttaaattaagatccatggctattacatgagtacttgaactttatgtggagacataaaaatgggtcaagttcgagtaaatagtctaaacggtctataatatacagataaggttgggtaccttattccgGAGATCCTATTGGATGttacccactttgtatttagtacaaacgatgtgatttcGAATCGTTcctgtggagacatg
This region includes:
- the LOC120087317 gene encoding probable glycosyltransferase At5g03795 produces the protein MGQELFSISRIDTKRVLWLMGLMFAMILAFQYFELPYGFSLSSLLSAGKVSVIGEGSSHSPVSDPKSKTEIVADTPLEEQREDEFVPEEDHTLKESLELDMDNDANKSSSSGDSMEPVDNSTVDDESADGDLQGNNQSFDGKDSSLQNDSIGINGTESYVSTLGYNNHSGDNFAASPAVPPTSSSSLIVGNTSNIATNTSSHNVFVGSNAPNTSDKPDKSEKTEQWRRNDNTSKNKSVSEEKKVPKAPFSGVYTISEMDNLLFESRTSNSPLVPWWSSAADQELLQAKLQIENAPVIDNDPDLYAPLFRNVSIFKRSYELMESTLKVYIYREGERPIFHQGPLQSIYASEGWFMKILESNKKFVTKNPRKAHLFYLPFSSRRLEEVLYVHDSHNHKNLIQHLKNYLDFIGARYPYWNRTGGADHFLVACHDWAPAETRKYMARCIRALCNSDVKEGFVFGKDVSLPETFVRVARNPLRDVGGNPPSKRPILAFFAGSMHGYLRSILLEYWERKDPDMKISGPMPKVKDAKNYLWHMKNSKYCICAKGYEVNSPRVVESILYECVPVIISDNFVPPLFEVLNWESFAVFVAEKDIPNLKKILLSIPDKRYREMQMRVKKLQPHFLWHAKPQKYDMFHMILHSIWYNRLYQITPK